A region of the Ovis canadensis isolate MfBH-ARS-UI-01 breed Bighorn chromosome 10, ARS-UI_OviCan_v2, whole genome shotgun sequence genome:
CTACAGTTCAAGACCATGTTGGTTTAGATTAATGGGatttggtttgcaaatattttagttAAATTTAATCTGTGATAATAATTTGTGTTGCTAATCTTTGGTAAAGTATAGAAtgagtagaaaaaataatttgtaaatatgTTGATTGAATGTAAAAAACAGAAGTATCAGAGCAAatacccacccccagcccactcTATATTAATATCTTAGAGAAATACAATATTTATaaactcaatggaaaaaaaaaatctaagtatcCCTTTGATACATTTATAGGAACTCAATTAGAATGTAGCCTATTAAAGGCTAAAGACACACAATTTCACAATTAAGTCTCCATAACACTGCTGACACATTAATTGGTCAAAAAAGACTGATGATATAACTTAATGAGATAACACTCATGAAGGTGATTTGTAAGCTATAAACTTAATTTGTAAGCTATTAAGTTATAAGCTATAAACAAATATAAGATAAAGACTCTACCTCATTAATCAGGTTCAGGCATTCGGAAAATGTCTTGTTCACTTTTTCGGTAAACAGTCGTTGCTCATCTTCTTCTGCCATGGTAGTCCAGAAGGATCCAACAGGTTGTTCATTTTGTGTTTCGGGCTCAGGCCGGGTAACTGCTGAGCTCGGAGGACGCTTCAGAATTCTTCCTTTGCCAGCTTTCCACTCACTCAAACGAGCTCTACAGTCAGAAGCGGCATATAAACATTACTGTGACACTGATGACAGAATTCTGTCGAACACACCGAAAGCTGGACACCACTTCCAGTCTTCAATCCTACACTAGTGCACAGGTATAGTTCACGGGTTTGAAGATAAACAGGGAACATACCAATGTTAACTATACGTGCAAAGACCCcaagaatgcatttttaaatggagAGGTTATAAATCGTTTCCCAATTTCATTACCATTTTAACTTTGACTGCATAAAACAACCTAATTAAAcatgttttggtttggttttagtcactaagtcatatccgactctttgcaaccccatggactgtaacccaccaggctcctctgtccatgggattatcctggcaagaatactggagtgggttgccatttccttctgcagggtttcttcccaacccagggatcaaacctgtgtcttctgcatcgcaggtggattctttaccactgagccaccagggaagccccattaaacaTACTCAAGCATAGTAACTTAGGATATACTGTTCCACAATATAAACAGGCTTAGACTGATCTGCATATGAAGAGAATCCATGTACAAAAGACCTGAATACTCTAATATCAAGGAAATGATAAGCTGAACTTACAAATGGTACTCTACTGAAAATTGCGCTAATAAAATCACATCTACTTACTTTCTCTCCTCCGCAGTTTCTCTGGGCTGAGTCCATCTACTGTCAACAGCTGCTTTCACCGTAGTGTGTCTGCGCTGCTCAGCGCTCTTTGACTTTTCTATCAGTTTAGTATTAGCAGATGAAGCAGGCCTGGCTGCCATTCCAGCTGCCATGCTTTTTGATAGTGTCTTATCTCCTTTCATGTCCTGCGAAGAACTGGTCTTGATGCCAGACAAAACTGTATTTAACTCCTTCTCTCGAGGCCCTTTCCGAACTGTGACATTGGCTGACATCCTGCTGCTGCCCGGTTTCATGGCGTCCTGGGCTTTATTGTGCTGACTTCTAATAGGAGGTCGCACAAGGTGTCGGATCTGAGATGTAGTGCTTGCAAATTTAGTGGCAGATGTCATATGTGAGGCTCTATCACTTTTCACTGTTACGCTGCTGACGTCTCCAGGCTGAGGCTTGGTGGCTTTAGAGACAGTCGCTGGAAGTTTCTTGGTTGTTGCAGAACTCTCATCTTTGACTTGCAGTGGTTTTCTAAAGGAATTAATCTTAGACTGAACAATTTGGCCACGATATGCTCCAAGCACAGGTTTCTTGGGCACGTTAGCATCGTGCTTTGGTTTTTCTGTAATCACTGTGttttttttactgttgttttTAAGGTGAAATGTTTGGCTTAATGTTCTATGTTGACCTTGCGGGTCATCTTTAACTGGTAACAATGGCAGAGTTTGATTATTATCCTCAGAATTAGGTGGATCCGTGGCTATGGTTGAATTGGTTAATTCATTAGAAGGTTTTAAAGGAATACAGTTTTTTTCCactgttaaattatttttgatcCCGATAGGTCTACCGACATTCTCTTTATCAGCCTAAAAGAGTTATTTAAGACAAATCactattttagaatttctttcttttagaaagaGTGTAGGGGAAAAAACCTTCTTTAGGGATGAGGGAAAAGGGATGGAGAGCTACTCCGTATCTtaccatttttgtctttattttcagaaCTTTCTTCCCTTCTTGGATCTGGCCTTCAGATGTCCTGACTCTCTGATCtccatcacttaaaaaaaaaaaagaaaatccacatgCTTTTAGATAATGCTTCCTTTTTGGGGGGAGGTATAGGATCATGTAACTATTCTCTGACTTGGTAGTTCTAAATTGAGGCAAGAACTGAGCTGAGATTGACTTGTTCTAAGCAAAACTTTTCTTTATTGTAGGGTGATTTAAAGCTTAAACAACATGGCTAGGGAAAAAGTAAAGATATTTTCTTACAAGATCTTAAACCCTCCCCCCACAATCTCATTCTAAACCATTCTCTAGTTGTTCAAACAAGTCTTCAAAAATCTTTGTTAAGCAACACTTTCTTTGGTTAGTTTTAAGTACCTGGTACCAGACTTAccttgaaaaaaattcttttaaaacagCTCTcccaaaagaaatccaaaaatttTCAAACACACAATTTATTAATTAATGTGTATTTTAGTTTCTAGATGGCATTGCATTTAGACTATACATCCCAAGCAAAGGGTTCTTCAAGAATTAAACCTAGGAATAAGATGGCAGatgagtaggtggacgtggagtctctctctctccacagatacatcaggaatacaccttcagacacagaagtgcatgcagaacaccagctgagagcagagaggAGTCCCTGACCAGCGTAAAGAATATACAGACCCACGCAAAACTCAGTAGAATGAAGGAACTagaaggaaaaacaggagtgttagttaGGACAGGGCCTGCCCTAAGTGGGTGGGGGAACTACAAcacgggtctgatccccacactggggcaactgtctgagtcagaggagaaacatttaaggctgagagtgaaacagctgatctgtggcagcctaaacgGAATGAGactcagacagtccttgctgcagccatacatccCCCAGACAGGGCCGTAGATCCCCTGGAAGGCGcagaggctgggagctggagcaatcccagggcaagggctgctgttgactgcatagagatgggttgaggggatgtgagggaggagactgtggtgggaaatgcctgcggaggaaagccaggcagccatggaagccgggcgatactgctgagtcccGTGAAGGAGgtgcagccatcaccatagcctctctcccgcCACAGGCCAGCACTGTCCGCTGAAcaagagaggctggcccatcaaacgcctgatgcactgaactagaGAGCAGgatcccacccagggtgcccctttaagtgcctgatgcaccagtCTATAGAGTAGGGCCCCAGCCAgggggggcccctctatgtgcctgatgcaccgaacaacagagaaggaccccaggcaagggagccctctaagtgcctgaaggAGCAGAGCtatagagaaagactggccaaagaagccttctgatcgccagctacaagaggcttgaaaaaagaccctgatagggccataactcctgtgacagaggcagtccgtgtccctgcatactggtgccaccagggtcccccaagtcaagcagctgcgccaccttcacgctcaactctcacGGGGGCACAGCTGCCACAGGCACAAAAGCCTTGTGTCTTTCCGCACAGGGTTGCTttggtagtgtccaactctgcaactctgtagactgtagcctgccaggcttctctgtcatggaggggttctccacgcaagaatactggagtgtattggccagggcgggttgccatacccttctacaGCACGATATtccctgctgccctagccgccaactcccgagtacctggtgctgccaggacCCCTGTGACCCATGCACCACCTCCACACGTgaccctcacaggggcaaacccaagtcctccagggcagcctcaggagtagaccccagtggacgacccacatgcagaggtgggaaTAAAACCACAATGGAAACCTAGGGGcaatgtggctaaggaagaagacccaaaaccttcccagcaGCTGTacagctgcagattaaatccacaggaTCAACTATGTAGACTctatctatggaatatataaaaggtcattgagagctcccacaaaagaaaacgtactagttctgacagctgtggacattggaggcaggAACACAGAGTAAGACCAGATTAGCATCTGAgcccacagcaggtccagggatcagcacagtgttggagggcatcctaggcaggtgaggtggactgtcactcccagggagggaaaggactctgacagcagtgcctcaagaaaaacatttattattcttatgttttgacttgttctgtagagtctattttttttcttttttctcccctcttttgtagttgtcgattttattggcactatgaaatctaattgagcttttgagcttttttattctttttcttctcagtcacattttttattgttgtataaacctctgcctctacattgggcttttgcagttctgggagtttttttttcttttctctttttaagattttttaaacctattattatttttcctacatttattcctttgctggcttttcctactgttcttttttcCTTGCAGTTCATCTTGAATGTATATAAATCATCTTTACCTGCCTCTGTTTAGccttgcatatctattctttctctcttttcctctcaacaAATTTGTTAGTTTTCATTGCTtcattccccaattggcacctcgctttagttttgttttccagtttgttctttagatagttttgttctggtagagataatttttggtttcctttgtctgCTGGGTCAAtctgctgtattttatttttgttggactgttttcattttgcttatgggtatatatgtgtatattcagtcacacttttatttttattattgttacaaACCTCTGCCTGTGCATTGGGCTTTTGCAATTCTGTTGagttatgctttttttctttcttctttcttttctctttttttataattttaacttaaaaatttttaacattttttttctacatttattcctttgtttgcctttcctactgttctttcctcTTGCAATTAATCTTTCCTAAtatacctctatttaactttgcatatctattctttcttttctttcctctcaaaatatttgttagttttgttttcactgctttattaCCCACTTGACACCTTgctctagttttgttttccagtttgtgctttagttagttttattcttaactggtaaatataattttttatttcctttgttctctgggtcaatctattgtactttacttTTGTTGGACTATTTTGATTTTGCTCATGGGTATATTCCATATATTATAttacaatatatgtatattccattattctaATTATTATTTGACTGATTTTGTAATTGCCGTTTGTCTGGAGTTCATCTTTGGTCCCtcgtttttggatatttgtttttatctcacttaatgccataacaaaccacttgtagaATCTTCGATCCTGACCGGAGATCAAGCCTTGAGCCTtaggagtgggagcactgaccctagactaccagagtaACCTCAGGGAGTatcaaacagtgagaactcacacaaaggaaaccgcCTGAATACAATTCCCAACCAACAGTAGCACACTGTGCAGGaggcctcatctaaacaacaaacaaaacaaaaatacaaacccaatcatcagcaggattaccacctcactcagccttgcccatcagaggaaaaacaaagactcagcacaaatctcaccctataagaagcttacacaaaccattgGACCAACCTTagaagggcagaaaccaaaaggaagaaagaattcaaccttaaagcctgggaaaaggagacttcaaacacaataagttaaaaacaaaatggagaaaatgcaagaatcaattaacaaagacctagaagaattaaagaataaacatacagagacaaataacacaattaatgaatttaaaaatattctagaaggaatcaatagcagaatatctgaaacagaataatgaatcagtgagctgcaagataaagtggtggaaataacttcagaaaagaACTGATATTCTCAGAGACATCTGGAACAATATCAaacgcaccaacattcaaattatatgggtcccagaagaagagaaaaagagagtatgagaaaaattttgaagagattataaaaATTTCCCCAACGTGGTaaaagaaatagtcaatcaagtccaagaggcataaagagc
Encoded here:
- the CKAP2 gene encoding cytoskeleton-associated protein 2, with the protein product MSTPAIPQGLQLNPSQRAQSAFREQRRQKLKEHLLKRKTSFACKQENQLLSDGDQRVRTSEGQIQEGKKVLKIKTKMADKENVGRPIGIKNNLTVEKNCIPLKPSNELTNSTIATDPPNSEDNNQTLPLLPVKDDPQGQHRTLSQTFHLKNNSKKNTVITEKPKHDANVPKKPVLGAYRGQIVQSKINSFRKPLQVKDESSATTKKLPATVSKATKPQPGDVSSVTVKSDRASHMTSATKFASTTSQIRHLVRPPIRSQHNKAQDAMKPGSSRMSANVTVRKGPREKELNTVLSGIKTSSSQDMKGDKTLSKSMAAGMAARPASSANTKLIEKSKSAEQRRHTTVKAAVDSRWTQPRETAEERKARLSEWKAGKGRILKRPPSSAVTRPEPETQNEQPVGSFWTTMAEEDEQRLFTEKVNKTFSECLNLINEGCPKEEVLVTLNDLIRNIPDAKKLVKYWICLAHIESLTSPIENIIAIYEKAILAGAQPIEEMRHTIVDILTKKSQEKLKFGENIKETCAAKEEIQEAHTDTGVDLEPEKLEMENKHPRNVVFQDCEKEEDDKVKDPTSDVKTPSTNTRAGCLIKYNVSTTPYLQSVKKKMQFDETNSAYKELKFLTPVRRSRRLQEKTSKLPDMLKDHYPCVSSLEQLTELGRETDAFVCRPNTALCRMFSEHDPTEEE